Proteins from a genomic interval of Pseudomonas versuta:
- a CDS encoding DUF523 domain-containing protein produces MRQKVLVSRCLLGHRVRYDGGASGPYGQLARWQDEGRIIALCPEVAGGLPTPRPPAEIPGGQGLDVLNGKAPVMTNEGEDVTAAFMDGAQQALALVNRHGIRIAILKANSPSCGNVQTYDGSFSGVKVEGQGVTAALLAGAGVQVFSELQLDDAARALARLEA; encoded by the coding sequence ATGAGGCAAAAGGTGTTGGTCAGTCGTTGTCTGTTGGGCCATCGCGTGCGCTACGACGGCGGCGCCAGTGGTCCGTATGGTCAGTTGGCCCGGTGGCAGGATGAAGGGCGGATCATTGCCTTGTGCCCGGAAGTTGCGGGTGGCTTGCCTACGCCGCGTCCACCGGCAGAAATTCCCGGTGGGCAAGGGCTCGATGTGCTTAACGGCAAAGCACCGGTGATGACCAACGAAGGTGAAGACGTGACCGCGGCGTTTATGGACGGGGCACAACAGGCGCTGGCGCTGGTAAACCGGCACGGCATCCGGATTGCCATTCTCAAGGCCAATAGCCCGTCTTGCGGCAATGTGCAGACCTATGACGGCAGCTTCAGCGGGGTCAAGGTTGAGGGCCAGGGCGTGACAGCCGCATTGCTGGCAGGTGCAGGCGTTCAGGTGTTCAGCGAGTTGCAGCTGGATGACGCGGCACGGGCGCTGGCACGGCTTGAGGCCTGA
- a CDS encoding 2OG-Fe(II) oxygenase, protein MRGMQIPSDHPLLLRIVDDLYAQGWSQQNIFLPEALTLELAAECHKRSAEGELTPAAVGRGIAQEVREGIRGDHIQWLEPGEVLACDNYLGLMESLRIAMNRRLFLGLDDFESHFALYPPGAFYLKHLDRFRDDDRRMVSAVVYLNEAWLPEHGGHLRMYLDDNVDYDVLPVGGCLVVFLSGEIPHEVMPATRDRLSLTGWFRRRATEVFV, encoded by the coding sequence AAATACCATCTGATCACCCGCTGTTGCTTCGCATCGTCGACGACCTGTACGCGCAGGGGTGGTCACAGCAAAATATCTTTCTGCCCGAGGCTTTGACCCTCGAACTGGCGGCGGAGTGCCATAAACGTTCGGCCGAGGGTGAACTGACCCCGGCGGCGGTCGGGCGCGGTATTGCCCAGGAGGTCCGCGAGGGGATACGCGGCGACCATATTCAATGGCTGGAGCCGGGAGAGGTTCTAGCCTGCGACAACTATCTGGGGTTAATGGAAAGCCTGCGAATCGCCATGAATCGCAGGCTTTTTTTGGGCCTTGATGACTTTGAAAGTCACTTTGCCCTCTACCCGCCCGGAGCCTTCTACCTCAAGCATCTGGACCGCTTTCGCGATGATGACCGGCGCATGGTCTCGGCCGTGGTTTACCTCAACGAGGCCTGGCTGCCGGAACATGGCGGGCATTTGCGCATGTACCTGGACGATAACGTCGACTATGACGTACTGCCGGTCGGTGGTTGTCTGGTGGTATTTCTCTCGGGCGAGATCCCCCATGAAGTGATGCCCGCGACCCGTGACCGGCTGTCGTTGACCGGCTGGTTTCGCCGTCGCGCTACAGAGGTGTTTGTATGA